Proteins encoded within one genomic window of Mycolicibacterium aubagnense:
- a CDS encoding magnesium transporter MgtE N-terminal domain-containing protein, whose amino-acid sequence MVSRSGEPVGKVEDVIVRLGSSEEYPAVTGLVVGVGGRQVFVSADIVRSLSEHQVDLTKNKVDLRTFGRRDGEYLLKADVLDHRFIDVPNAELLRAYDIELEDTGAGWVLARLDTRRPARFFGLIKSHGGHAARDWKAFEPMIGHDQSMLVRRVQGRVHTLKPAQIADLLEDATAAEGGEILERVRSNPELEADVFEELDPEKASKLFDDMPDTEVAGVLGRMRADDAADAVSDLRQSRRRRVLDLLPAAQRTKVVTLMGFNPDSAGGLMNIDIATCPLESTAAQALSVIAEARTLQPEALLKMHVLGADGQLAGVVSVIVLLQADPGADVTALMDTDPVRVGPDADLTDIALLMSDFNLATVPVVDEGDHVLGVVTYDDVLEALIPEDWRRREPAPRPIRDIGTTGNGAQS is encoded by the coding sequence GAGGAATACCCGGCGGTGACCGGCTTGGTGGTCGGTGTCGGTGGCCGACAGGTGTTCGTGTCCGCCGACATCGTGCGGTCGCTTTCCGAGCACCAGGTGGATCTGACCAAGAACAAGGTCGACCTGCGCACGTTCGGTCGGCGCGACGGCGAATACCTGCTCAAAGCCGACGTGCTCGATCACCGGTTCATCGATGTGCCGAACGCAGAACTGCTGCGCGCCTACGACATTGAGCTCGAAGACACCGGCGCCGGCTGGGTGCTGGCGCGCTTGGATACTCGCCGCCCGGCCCGATTCTTCGGTCTGATCAAGTCTCACGGCGGGCACGCGGCGCGAGACTGGAAAGCGTTCGAGCCGATGATCGGCCACGACCAATCGATGCTCGTGCGCCGTGTTCAGGGCCGGGTGCACACCCTCAAGCCGGCGCAAATTGCCGATCTGCTCGAAGACGCGACCGCGGCTGAAGGCGGCGAGATTCTGGAGCGGGTGCGCTCCAATCCCGAGCTGGAAGCCGATGTGTTCGAAGAACTCGATCCCGAGAAAGCGAGCAAGCTGTTCGATGACATGCCCGACACCGAGGTCGCTGGGGTGCTCGGGCGGATGCGTGCCGATGACGCCGCCGACGCGGTGTCCGATCTGCGCCAGTCGCGGCGCCGCAGGGTGCTGGACCTACTGCCAGCGGCGCAGCGCACCAAGGTCGTCACGTTGATGGGTTTCAACCCCGATTCCGCGGGCGGTTTGATGAACATCGATATCGCCACATGCCCGTTGGAAAGCACTGCCGCACAGGCGCTGTCGGTGATCGCCGAGGCCCGCACCCTGCAGCCTGAAGCGCTGCTCAAGATGCATGTGCTGGGAGCCGACGGCCAGCTTGCGGGGGTGGTGTCGGTGATCGTGCTGCTACAGGCCGATCCCGGCGCCGACGTCACCGCGCTGATGGACACCGACCCAGTGCGGGTCGGTCCGGATGCCGACCTGACCGACATCGCGTTGCTGATGTCGGACTTCAACCTGGCCACCGTGCCGGTGGTCGACGAGGGCGACCACGTCCTGGGCGTGGTGACCTACGACGACGTTCTGGAAGCACTCATCCCCGAAGACTGGCGCCGCCGCGAACCCGCGCCCCGGCCCATCCGCGACATCGGCACCACCGGTAACGGAGCGCAGTCATGA